The Nitratidesulfovibrio sp. genome has a window encoding:
- a CDS encoding ABC transporter substrate-binding protein, with amino-acid sequence MKRTIVLLLMMLAAVLAFGPKAEAAEGKTFRVGISSDPESLDPHMQLSGPMLAYSHWVFDPLVRWTQDMKFEPRLAEKWEQINPTTVRFFLRKGVKFHSGNPFTAADVAWTVKRLKEAPDFKGLYVKFAEPKVVDDHTIDIITTEPYGLVMNLATYIFPMDSKFYTGTDAAGQPKGAVVKNGPSFANENASGTGPFMVAQREHGVKLLLKANPNYWTKRGNVDTIELTPIKNEATRVAAILKGDVDFITPVPVQDYDQLAKNPDVELITMASTRIITFQLNGKRNPALANPKVREAIIAATDHAGIVAKIMKGYTVVTHQQAPKGYPGYIADLKPRFDLAKAQKLMKEAGYEKGLELTMIAPNNRYVNDEKVAQAFVSMMAKIGIKVNLKTMPKAQYWDEYDAQVADIQMIGWHPDTEDTANYGEYLLMCINKDTGMGQYNSGNYCNKKYDALIEEANRTTDPKKRDAVLQESEKLAYDEAAFVPLHMEPLSWAARKTVKNAKAIINVQDFPYFGDVVMQ; translated from the coding sequence ATGAAACGGACCATCGTATTGCTTCTGATGATGTTGGCGGCCGTGCTGGCGTTCGGCCCCAAGGCCGAGGCCGCCGAAGGCAAGACCTTCCGCGTCGGCATCTCGTCCGACCCTGAATCGCTCGACCCGCACATGCAGCTTTCCGGGCCCATGCTGGCCTACTCGCACTGGGTGTTCGATCCCCTGGTGCGCTGGACCCAGGACATGAAGTTCGAACCGCGCCTGGCCGAAAAGTGGGAACAGATCAACCCCACCACCGTGCGCTTCTTCCTGCGCAAGGGCGTCAAGTTCCACAGCGGCAACCCCTTCACCGCCGCTGACGTGGCCTGGACCGTCAAGCGCCTGAAGGAAGCCCCCGACTTCAAGGGCCTGTACGTGAAGTTTGCCGAACCCAAGGTCGTCGACGACCACACCATCGACATCATCACCACCGAACCCTACGGCCTGGTGATGAACCTTGCCACCTACATTTTCCCCATGGATTCCAAGTTCTACACCGGCACCGACGCCGCTGGCCAGCCCAAGGGCGCCGTGGTGAAGAACGGCCCCTCGTTCGCCAACGAGAACGCCTCGGGCACCGGCCCGTTCATGGTGGCCCAGCGCGAACACGGCGTGAAGCTGCTGCTGAAGGCCAATCCCAACTACTGGACCAAGCGCGGCAACGTCGACACCATCGAACTCACCCCCATCAAGAACGAAGCCACCCGCGTGGCCGCCATCCTGAAGGGCGACGTGGACTTCATCACCCCCGTGCCCGTGCAGGACTACGACCAGCTGGCCAAGAACCCCGATGTGGAGCTGATCACCATGGCCAGCACCCGCATCATCACCTTCCAACTGAACGGCAAGCGCAACCCCGCCCTGGCCAACCCCAAGGTGCGTGAAGCCATCATTGCCGCCACCGACCATGCGGGCATCGTGGCCAAGATCATGAAGGGCTACACCGTGGTCACCCACCAGCAGGCGCCCAAGGGCTACCCCGGCTACATCGCCGACCTGAAGCCCCGTTTCGATCTGGCCAAGGCCCAGAAGCTGATGAAGGAAGCGGGCTACGAAAAGGGTCTGGAACTGACCATGATCGCGCCCAACAACCGCTACGTGAACGACGAAAAGGTGGCCCAGGCCTTCGTTTCCATGATGGCCAAGATCGGCATCAAGGTGAACCTGAAGACCATGCCCAAGGCCCAGTACTGGGATGAGTACGACGCCCAGGTTGCCGACATCCAGATGATCGGCTGGCACCCGGATACCGAAGACACCGCCAACTACGGCGAATACCTGCTGATGTGCATCAACAAGGACACCGGCATGGGGCAGTACAACAGCGGCAACTACTGCAACAAGAAGTACGACGCGCTGATCGAGGAAGCCAACCGCACCACCGATCCCAAGAAGCGCGACGCAGTGCTGCAGGAATCCGAGAAGCTGGCCTACGACGAGGCCGCCTTCGTGCCGCTGCACATGGAACCGCTGTCGTGGGCTGCCCGCAAGACGGTGAAGAACGCGAAGGCGATCATCAACGTGCAGGACTTCCCCTACTTCGGCGACGTGGTGATGCAGTAA
- a CDS encoding DUF2325 domain-containing protein: MCAALIGGMDRLKRDYINAALASGVDLKVFTGKENRIADKLGQADMVIVFTNKISHAAKREVVQHAKANSIPVQMLHSCGVSTLRQALVTTN, from the coding sequence ATGTGCGCAGCACTCATCGGCGGAATGGACAGACTGAAGCGCGACTACATCAATGCGGCTCTAGCCAGCGGTGTGGATCTGAAGGTGTTCACGGGCAAGGAGAACCGCATTGCCGACAAGCTCGGCCAGGCGGACATGGTCATCGTGTTCACCAACAAGATCTCGCATGCCGCCAAGCGCGAGGTGGTGCAGCACGCCAAGGCCAACAGCATTCCCGTGCAGATGCTGCACAGCTGCGGCGTCTCCACGCTGCGCCAGGCCCTGGTGACCACCAACTAG
- a CDS encoding tetratricopeptide repeat protein — translation MCAASQIGALNRQGMQALSEGNLANADFLLSQALRQAMALGLSGFEAKIRNNLGLVCRLRGRIDEAVAHFSAALAHLEAKVGTQHRVYTAIAGNLDAARAEATTNVLH, via the coding sequence ATGTGCGCAGCAAGCCAGATCGGCGCCTTGAACAGACAGGGCATGCAGGCCCTTTCGGAGGGCAACCTCGCCAACGCGGACTTCCTGCTCTCGCAGGCCCTGCGGCAGGCCATGGCCCTTGGACTTTCCGGTTTCGAGGCCAAGATTCGCAACAACCTCGGGCTGGTCTGCCGCCTGCGCGGCCGCATCGACGAAGCCGTGGCCCACTTCTCCGCCGCCCTGGCGCATCTGGAAGCCAAGGTGGGCACGCAGCACCGCGTCTACACCGCCATCGCGGGCAATCTGGATGCCGCCCGGGCGGAAGCCACCACCAACGTCCTGCACTAG
- a CDS encoding oligopeptide/dipeptide ABC transporter ATP-binding protein: MTNQNTALLSLRNVVKHFDISGGLLDQLRFSGGRIIRKHTVVHAVNDVSFDILPGETLSVVGESGCGKSTLARTVIGLYRATGGEILYRGERIDNLSDNGMLPYRTRMQMVFQDPYASLNPRMKVREILEEPVRFHNPGISDAEVRARVAAVMEQVGVNPLWGVRYPHEFSGGQRQRISIARALVVDPEFIVADEPISALDVSIQAQVLNLMMDLQEQRNLTYLFISHDLSVVEHISTRVAVMYLGSLCELADAADLFGSPRHPYTQALLSAIPRVGGKAAAHIKLPGDVPTPINLPSGCVFHGRCPHANARCMQEVPKARQLESGALVACHGVEEGRI; encoded by the coding sequence ATGACCAACCAGAATACCGCACTGCTTTCGCTGCGCAACGTCGTCAAGCATTTCGACATATCCGGCGGGCTGCTGGACCAGCTGCGATTCTCGGGCGGGCGCATCATCCGCAAGCACACCGTGGTGCACGCCGTCAACGACGTGAGCTTCGACATCCTGCCCGGCGAGACCCTGAGCGTGGTGGGCGAATCGGGCTGCGGCAAGTCCACCCTGGCGCGCACCGTCATCGGCCTGTACCGGGCCACCGGCGGCGAGATACTGTACCGGGGCGAGCGCATCGACAACCTGAGCGACAACGGCATGCTGCCCTATCGCACCCGCATGCAGATGGTCTTTCAGGATCCCTACGCCTCGCTGAACCCGCGCATGAAGGTGCGCGAAATACTCGAAGAACCCGTCCGCTTCCACAACCCCGGCATTTCCGACGCCGAGGTGCGGGCCCGCGTGGCTGCCGTCATGGAGCAGGTGGGCGTCAACCCGCTGTGGGGCGTGCGCTATCCACACGAATTTTCCGGTGGGCAGCGCCAGCGCATCTCCATCGCCCGCGCCCTGGTGGTGGACCCCGAGTTCATCGTGGCGGACGAACCCATCTCGGCGCTGGACGTATCCATCCAGGCCCAGGTGCTGAACCTGATGATGGACCTGCAAGAGCAGCGCAACCTGACCTACCTGTTCATCAGCCACGACCTGTCGGTGGTGGAGCATATCTCCACCCGCGTGGCCGTGATGTACCTGGGCAGCCTGTGCGAGCTGGCCGACGCCGCCGACCTGTTCGGCAGCCCGCGCCACCCCTACACCCAGGCCTTGCTTTCGGCCATTCCGCGCGTGGGCGGCAAGGCCGCCGCGCACATCAAGCTGCCCGGCGACGTGCCCACGCCCATCAACCTGCCCTCGGGCTGCGTGTTCCATGGCCGCTGTCCGCACGCCAACGCGCGCTGCATGCAGGAAGTGCCCAAGGCCCGCCAGCTTGAAAGCGGCGCGCTGGTGGCCTGCCACGGCGTGGAGGAAGGGCGGATCTAG
- a CDS encoding ABC transporter permease, translated as MFAFIIRRVAQALLVMFIISFIGFAIKQSVGDPTREMVGVSVSVKEREALREKLGLNDPYLVQWARFTKNAVQGDLGTSYFYRKPALDVILAKAPATLELVFVAQCIIVLISVPVGVYSACRPRSVLSRLFMGISIVGVSVPVFLTAIFMIYIFSVHLGWLPSFGRGNPVEIFPGWTSVLTTWANFKHIILPSIALSSIMLPLFIRLIRAEMKEALETEYVKFARAKGLPEWRVVMVHAFKNTLLPVITVGGVQLGIMIAFTILTETVFQWQGMGFMFVEAVERADTALLVAYLIFVGAIFVSVNTVVDLIYGFVNPMVRIAGRK; from the coding sequence ATGTTCGCATTCATCATCCGCAGGGTGGCGCAAGCCCTGCTGGTCATGTTCATCATCAGCTTCATCGGGTTCGCCATCAAGCAGTCCGTTGGCGACCCCACGCGCGAGATGGTGGGCGTGTCCGTATCCGTCAAGGAACGCGAGGCCCTGCGCGAAAAGCTGGGGCTGAACGACCCGTACCTAGTCCAGTGGGCGCGCTTCACCAAGAACGCCGTGCAGGGCGACCTGGGCACTTCGTACTTCTACCGCAAGCCCGCGCTGGACGTGATTCTGGCGAAAGCCCCGGCCACGCTGGAACTGGTCTTCGTGGCCCAGTGCATCATCGTGCTGATCTCCGTGCCGGTGGGCGTGTATTCCGCGTGCCGTCCGCGCTCGGTGCTGTCGCGCCTGTTCATGGGCATCAGCATCGTGGGGGTTTCGGTGCCGGTGTTCCTGACGGCCATCTTCATGATCTACATCTTCTCGGTGCACCTTGGCTGGCTGCCCTCGTTCGGGCGCGGCAACCCGGTGGAGATATTCCCGGGGTGGACATCGGTGCTGACCACCTGGGCCAATTTCAAGCACATCATCCTGCCCTCCATCGCCCTGTCGTCCATCATGCTGCCGCTGTTCATCCGGCTGATCCGCGCCGAGATGAAGGAAGCGCTGGAAACAGAGTACGTGAAATTCGCGCGGGCCAAGGGCCTGCCCGAATGGCGCGTGGTGATGGTGCACGCCTTCAAGAACACCCTTCTGCCGGTCATTACCGTGGGCGGCGTGCAGCTTGGCATCATGATCGCCTTCACCATCCTGACCGAAACGGTGTTCCAGTGGCAGGGCATGGGCTTCATGTTCGTGGAGGCCGTGGAGCGCGCCGATACGGCGCTGCTGGTGGCCTACCTGATCTTTGTGGGTGCCATCTTCGTCAGCGTGAACACGGTGGTGGACCTGATCTACGGTTTCGTGAATCCCATGGTCCGCATCGCGGGGAGGAAGTAG
- a CDS encoding ribonucleoside triphosphate reductase, whose amino-acid sequence MPKQILKRDGRLETWSTDRIAEAILKALKANGIKDPLLSKRIAHRVELKLADCEVPEQEQVQDTVEQVLMESRLYAVAKRYIIYRETRRTLREQKAAFLDISETIDNYLTKADWRVHENANMTHSFQGLMLHLSGTLQAKYALEKYPEEVRQAHDHGYFHIHDLSFGLAGYCAGWSLRDLLLEGFNLENRSSAGPARHLDTAMGQMVNFLGTLQNEWAGAQAFNNVDTYLAPFVRNDGLTYKQVRQAMQKFVFNLNTTSRWGGQSPFTNLTFDLVPPKHIATEPIIIGGEYKDSVYGEYAPEMEMLNRAFLEVMLDGDFHGRIFSFPIPTYNVTKDFPWDSEIGDLLLKLTAKYGAPYFQNFINSNLNPEDVRSMCCRLQMDLRQLRNKVGGLFGAGDLTGSIGVVTLNLPKLAYLAQGEEDFLDMVTEYAELARDSLEFKRKLVTANLERGMFPWSRRYLKNGFAGHFSTIGLVGGHEACQNLLGKGIETESGVRLMQRTLNHLRNLTARFQEETGTLYNLEATPAEGTSYRLAKIDKSLYSEIKASGNGTPYYTNSTALPVGMTEDVFAALDHQNKLQPLYTGGSVFHTYLGESVADTEALKKFIIKAFTQTRLPYLSVTPTFSVCKDHGYLQGEQHACPDCGQTTEVYTRIVGYYRPVSQWNKGKQVEYDDRVCYNGF is encoded by the coding sequence ATGCCGAAGCAGATTCTGAAACGCGACGGACGGCTGGAGACGTGGTCCACGGACCGCATCGCGGAAGCCATCCTGAAGGCCCTGAAAGCAAACGGCATTAAGGACCCGCTGCTCTCCAAGCGCATCGCCCACAGGGTGGAGCTGAAACTCGCGGACTGCGAGGTTCCCGAGCAGGAACAGGTGCAGGACACCGTGGAACAGGTGCTGATGGAATCGCGCCTGTACGCCGTGGCCAAGCGGTACATCATCTACCGCGAAACGCGCCGCACCCTGCGCGAGCAGAAAGCCGCCTTCCTCGACATTTCCGAGACCATCGACAATTACCTCACCAAGGCCGACTGGCGCGTGCACGAGAACGCCAACATGACGCACTCGTTCCAGGGCCTGATGCTGCACCTTTCCGGCACGTTGCAGGCCAAGTACGCGCTCGAGAAGTACCCCGAGGAAGTGCGCCAGGCCCACGACCACGGCTACTTCCACATCCACGACCTGTCCTTTGGCCTTGCGGGGTACTGCGCGGGCTGGAGCCTGCGCGACCTGTTGCTGGAAGGGTTCAACCTCGAAAACCGGTCCAGCGCCGGACCCGCCAGGCATCTGGACACCGCCATGGGCCAGATGGTCAATTTCCTCGGTACGTTGCAGAACGAATGGGCAGGCGCCCAGGCCTTCAACAACGTGGACACCTACCTTGCCCCCTTCGTGCGCAATGACGGCCTGACCTACAAGCAGGTACGCCAGGCCATGCAGAAGTTCGTGTTCAACCTGAACACCACCTCGCGCTGGGGCGGCCAGAGTCCGTTCACCAACCTGACCTTCGACCTTGTGCCGCCAAAGCACATCGCCACCGAGCCCATCATCATCGGCGGCGAATACAAGGATTCGGTCTACGGCGAATACGCGCCGGAAATGGAGATGCTGAACCGCGCCTTCCTGGAAGTGATGCTGGACGGCGACTTCCATGGCCGCATCTTTTCCTTTCCCATTCCCACGTACAACGTCACCAAGGACTTTCCGTGGGATTCGGAGATCGGCGACCTCTTGCTGAAGCTTACCGCCAAGTACGGCGCGCCCTACTTCCAGAACTTCATCAACTCCAACCTCAACCCCGAAGACGTGCGCTCCATGTGCTGCCGGTTGCAGATGGACCTGCGGCAGTTGCGCAACAAGGTGGGGGGGCTGTTCGGCGCGGGCGACCTGACCGGGTCCATCGGGGTGGTCACCCTGAACCTGCCCAAGCTCGCCTATCTCGCCCAGGGGGAAGAGGATTTTCTGGACATGGTGACCGAGTACGCGGAACTGGCCCGCGATTCGCTGGAATTCAAGCGCAAGCTGGTCACCGCCAACCTTGAACGCGGCATGTTCCCGTGGTCGCGCCGGTACCTCAAGAACGGTTTTGCCGGGCACTTTTCCACCATCGGGCTGGTGGGCGGGCACGAAGCCTGCCAGAACCTGCTGGGCAAGGGCATAGAAACCGAATCGGGCGTGCGGCTGATGCAGCGCACCCTGAACCACCTGCGCAACCTGACCGCGCGCTTTCAGGAAGAAACCGGCACCCTGTACAACCTGGAAGCCACCCCTGCCGAAGGCACCAGCTACCGGCTGGCCAAGATCGACAAGTCGCTCTACTCGGAAATAAAGGCCTCGGGCAACGGCACCCCGTACTACACCAACTCCACCGCCCTGCCCGTGGGCATGACCGAAGACGTGTTCGCCGCGCTGGACCACCAGAACAAGCTGCAACCGCTGTACACCGGCGGTTCGGTGTTCCACACCTACCTCGGCGAATCCGTGGCCGACACCGAGGCCCTGAAGAAGTTCATCATCAAGGCCTTCACCCAGACGCGCCTGCCGTACCTGTCCGTCACCCCCACCTTCTCGGTGTGCAAGGACCACGGCTACCTGCAAGGCGAACAGCATGCATGCCCCGACTGCGGCCAGACCACGGAAGTGTACACCCGCATCGTGGGCTACTACCGCCCCGTGTCGCAGTGGAACAAGGGCAAGCAGGTCGAATACGACGACCGCGTCTGCTACAACGGGTTCTAG
- a CDS encoding ABC transporter ATP-binding protein: MQPLLDVSNLTVKFALRDTALTAVNDVSFTLGKGERLGLVGESGAGKSVTGFSILNLVSKPGFIAGGSVLFEGKDLTKANAETLRDIRGNRISMIFQDPMMTLNPVLTVGTQMIETIRAHMKVTRKEAEGIALDKLRKVYIPSPERRLTQYPHEFSGGMRQRIVIAIALLTSPSLIIADEPTTALDVTIQAEIMDLLLELCQSEDMGLILITHDLGVVSQVTQKIAVMYAGGIVEMGDTGMVVGEPLHPYTRGLLGALPQCADKADCGLADVAAPRARRRLNQIPGSMPSLSDVPRGCPFNNRCELCETVCTTTRPLLEKKSDGRLAACHMVA; this comes from the coding sequence ATGCAACCGTTGCTCGACGTATCCAACCTTACCGTCAAGTTCGCGCTGCGCGACACCGCGCTTACCGCCGTCAACGACGTTTCGTTCACCCTGGGCAAGGGCGAGCGCCTGGGCCTTGTGGGCGAATCGGGCGCGGGCAAGTCCGTGACCGGGTTTTCCATCCTGAACCTGGTGTCCAAGCCCGGCTTCATCGCAGGCGGCTCCGTGCTGTTCGAGGGCAAGGACCTGACCAAGGCCAATGCGGAAACCCTGCGCGACATACGCGGCAACCGCATCAGCATGATCTTTCAGGATCCCATGATGACCCTGAACCCGGTGCTGACCGTGGGCACGCAGATGATCGAAACCATCCGCGCCCACATGAAGGTGACCCGCAAGGAAGCCGAGGGCATTGCCCTGGACAAGCTGCGCAAGGTCTACATTCCCTCGCCGGAACGCCGCCTGACCCAGTATCCGCACGAATTCTCCGGCGGCATGCGCCAGCGCATCGTCATTGCCATCGCGCTCTTGACGTCGCCGTCGCTGATCATCGCCGACGAACCCACCACGGCGCTGGACGTGACCATCCAGGCCGAGATCATGGACCTGCTGCTGGAGCTGTGCCAGTCGGAGGACATGGGCCTCATCCTGATTACCCACGACCTTGGCGTGGTCTCGCAGGTCACCCAGAAGATTGCGGTGATGTACGCGGGCGGCATCGTGGAAATGGGCGATACCGGCATGGTGGTGGGCGAGCCGCTGCACCCTTACACGCGCGGCCTCTTGGGCGCGCTGCCGCAGTGTGCGGACAAGGCCGACTGTGGCCTTGCGGATGTGGCCGCGCCGCGTGCGCGCCGCCGCCTGAACCAGATTCCCGGCAGCATGCCCAGCCTTTCCGACGTGCCGCGCGGCTGTCCGTTCAACAACCGCTGCGAACTGTGCGAAACCGTGTGCACCACCACCCGGCCGCTGCTGGAAAAGAAAAGCGACGGGCGTTTGGCCGCCTGCCATATGGTAGCCTAA
- a CDS encoding chemotaxis protein CheX — protein sequence MSSGIEVAKPFVAATINVLSTMAGITPTAGAPYVKKNNVAKGDVSAVIGITGYKNGTISVTFTKKCAIALVKAMLGDDIQDIVQDIKDAVGEVTNMISGQARAGLAEMGMTFQGATPSVIMGDGHTISHITKAPIIAIPFGTPHGDFTVEFCFE from the coding sequence ATGAGCAGCGGCATTGAAGTCGCAAAGCCCTTCGTCGCGGCCACCATCAACGTGTTGTCCACCATGGCGGGCATAACCCCCACGGCCGGGGCGCCCTATGTGAAGAAGAACAACGTGGCCAAAGGCGACGTGTCGGCCGTCATCGGCATTACCGGGTACAAGAACGGCACCATCTCGGTAACCTTCACCAAGAAGTGCGCCATAGCCCTGGTAAAGGCCATGCTGGGTGACGACATCCAGGACATCGTCCAGGACATCAAGGACGCCGTGGGTGAAGTGACCAACATGATCTCCGGTCAGGCCCGTGCGGGCCTTGCCGAAATGGGCATGACCTTCCAGGGGGCCACCCCTTCGGTGATCATGGGCGACGGGCACACCATCAGCCACATCACCAAGGCGCCCATCATCGCCATTCCCTTCGGCACGCCCCACGGCGACTTCACCGTGGAGTTCTGCTTCGAGTAG
- a CDS encoding radical SAM protein, with protein MSSAWNHVHGFERLSLCDWPGYSSCVIFLGGCNMRCPTCHNWQLAWHADTLPVLSRTAIESYIEARRHWLDGVVVTGGEATTVEGFADLLRDLRRFGLPVKVDSNGLRPDVVELLLRDGLADAFSIDVKGPFALYPRLSGGTTAPDEARAALSRIFALAQAQPDAFMFRLTRVPVLSDDDVEQARRQLPVGFELKIQDYVPPRRKHAEADSETRRTAGDVVHGPHRGSHPEGPESKRH; from the coding sequence ATGTCCTCCGCATGGAACCACGTGCATGGCTTCGAGCGCCTGAGCCTCTGCGACTGGCCCGGCTACAGCAGCTGCGTCATCTTTCTGGGCGGCTGCAACATGCGCTGCCCCACCTGCCACAACTGGCAGCTGGCCTGGCATGCCGACACCCTGCCCGTGCTTTCGCGCACCGCTATCGAATCGTACATCGAAGCCCGCCGCCACTGGCTGGACGGGGTGGTCGTGACCGGGGGGGAAGCGACCACCGTGGAAGGCTTCGCCGACCTGCTCCGCGACCTGCGCCGTTTCGGCCTGCCCGTGAAGGTGGACAGCAACGGCCTGCGCCCCGACGTGGTGGAACTCTTGCTGCGCGACGGCCTGGCCGATGCCTTCTCCATCGACGTCAAGGGACCCTTCGCCCTTTACCCGCGCCTGTCCGGCGGCACCACCGCCCCGGACGAGGCCCGCGCCGCGCTTTCGCGCATCTTCGCGCTGGCCCAGGCGCAGCCCGACGCGTTCATGTTCCGCCTCACCCGCGTTCCCGTGCTTTCCGATGACGACGTGGAGCAGGCCCGCCGCCAGCTTCCCGTCGGCTTCGAACTGAAGATACAGGATTACGTGCCCCCCCGGAGGAAGCATGCCGAAGCAGATTCTGAAACGCGACGGACGGCTGGAGACGTGGTCCACGGACCGCATCGCGGAAGCCATCCTGAAGGCCCTGAAAGCAAACGGCATTAA
- a CDS encoding ABC transporter permease has translation MAGLLKRFRQSYFLYSFLRDPVAVTSFALFVILASSALLAPVIAPHNPFDGANIDIMDAETPPLWKDGGNPAFLLGTDNQGRDLFSAILYGMRVSLLIGVGAVAMQACIGIMVGLLSGYGSRRLDNILMRIADVQLSFSSYMVAIFLGAIVQMTFGVGRYEQVAVPFLVLVIGLAEWPQYARTVRASVLAEKKKEYVEAARVIGLRPFRIMWRHILPNTLTPVLVISTVQVANAIMSEAALSFLGLGMPVTKPSLGSLIKSGFQYFFSGSWWITLFPGVVLILLVLSINLLGDWLRDFLNPKLYKD, from the coding sequence ATGGCCGGTCTTCTGAAACGTTTCCGCCAGTCGTACTTCCTGTATTCCTTCCTGCGCGACCCGGTGGCGGTGACCAGCTTCGCCCTGTTCGTCATCCTGGCATCCTCGGCCCTGCTGGCCCCGGTCATAGCCCCGCACAATCCGTTCGACGGCGCCAACATCGACATCATGGACGCGGAAACGCCCCCCCTGTGGAAGGACGGCGGCAACCCGGCCTTTCTGCTGGGCACCGACAACCAGGGGCGCGACCTGTTCTCGGCCATCCTGTACGGCATGCGCGTATCCCTGCTGATCGGGGTGGGCGCGGTGGCCATGCAGGCGTGCATCGGCATCATGGTGGGGCTGCTTTCCGGCTACGGCAGCCGCAGGCTGGACAACATCCTGATGCGCATCGCCGACGTGCAGCTGTCGTTTTCCTCCTACATGGTGGCCATCTTCCTGGGGGCCATCGTGCAGATGACCTTTGGCGTGGGCCGCTACGAGCAGGTGGCCGTGCCCTTCCTGGTGCTGGTCATCGGCCTTGCGGAATGGCCCCAGTACGCGCGCACCGTGCGTGCATCGGTGCTGGCGGAGAAGAAGAAGGAATACGTGGAGGCGGCGCGGGTCATCGGGCTTCGGCCGTTCCGCATCATGTGGCGGCACATCCTGCCCAACACGCTCACCCCGGTGCTGGTCATTTCCACCGTGCAGGTGGCCAACGCCATCATGAGCGAGGCGGCGCTGTCGTTCCTGGGCTTGGGCATGCCGGTGACCAAGCCTTCGCTGGGCTCGCTGATCAAGTCGGGCTTTCAGTATTTCTTCAGCGGCAGCTGGTGGATAACGCTGTTTCCGGGCGTGGTGCTGATTCTGCTGGTGCTGTCCATCAACCTGCTTGGCGACTGGCTGCGGGATTTCCTGAATCCCAAGCTGTACAAGGACTAG
- a CDS encoding PatB family C-S lyase, with product MPDRNFDFDHAPDRRNTGSLKWDDMGRMFNLSPDEAATAIPLWVADMDFASPPAIRDAVARLAELGVFGYPADGIACREAVSHWLADRHGWTVNPRHLLPVPTVVASLCLAVRLFTRPGDGVVIQTPIYPPFRAAVQDAGCRVLANPLALTTDADGNPFHEMDFDALDAALADGGRGAKVLLLCSPHNPGGRVWTRKELTRVAELCLKHGTLMVSDEIHHDLLLPGHVHTVLASLSPEVAERTITTVSAAKTFNVPGAGLGHVVIEDDTLRRTFRAELTGLGIRHPNMFGLATTEAACRHGGPWLDALMDYIAGNAALVRDVLGQRLPAVRVMPPQGTYLSWVDFRPLGLAEADLLHRVRHEAGVVPSPGSSFGPEGEGWLRLNLGCPRALLRTALERMADVLDK from the coding sequence ATGCCCGACCGCAACTTCGACTTCGATCACGCCCCCGACCGGCGCAACACCGGCAGCCTGAAATGGGACGACATGGGGCGCATGTTCAACCTTTCGCCGGATGAAGCCGCCACCGCCATCCCCCTGTGGGTGGCCGACATGGACTTTGCCTCGCCCCCGGCGATACGCGATGCCGTGGCCCGACTGGCCGAGCTTGGCGTGTTCGGCTACCCGGCGGATGGCATCGCCTGCCGCGAAGCCGTGTCCCACTGGCTGGCCGATCGGCACGGCTGGACCGTAAACCCGCGCCACCTGCTGCCCGTGCCCACCGTGGTGGCCTCGCTGTGTCTGGCGGTGCGGCTGTTCACCCGGCCCGGTGACGGCGTGGTCATCCAGACGCCCATCTACCCGCCTTTCCGCGCGGCGGTGCAGGACGCAGGCTGCCGGGTGCTGGCCAACCCGCTGGCCCTCACCACCGATGCCGACGGCAACCCCTTCCACGAAATGGATTTCGACGCGCTGGATGCGGCCCTTGCCGACGGCGGGCGCGGGGCCAAGGTGCTGCTGCTGTGCAGCCCGCACAACCCCGGCGGCAGGGTTTGGACCCGCAAGGAACTGACCCGCGTGGCCGAACTGTGCCTGAAGCACGGCACGCTCATGGTCAGCGACGAAATCCACCACGACCTGCTGCTGCCCGGCCATGTACACACCGTGCTGGCCAGCCTGTCGCCGGAAGTTGCCGAGCGCACCATCACCACCGTTTCCGCCGCCAAGACCTTCAACGTGCCCGGCGCGGGGCTGGGGCACGTGGTTATCGAAGACGACACCCTGCGCCGCACCTTTCGCGCGGAACTCACCGGCCTTGGCATCCGCCATCCCAACATGTTCGGGCTGGCCACCACCGAGGCCGCCTGCCGCCACGGCGGCCCGTGGCTGGACGCGCTGATGGACTACATCGCGGGCAACGCCGCGCTGGTGCGCGACGTGCTGGGGCAGCGCCTGCCCGCAGTCCGCGTCATGCCGCCGCAGGGCACCTACCTTTCATGGGTGGACTTTCGCCCGTTGGGTCTTGCGGAGGCGGACCTGCTGCACCGGGTGCGCCACGAGGCAGGCGTGGTGCCCAGCCCCGGTTCCAGCTTTGGGCCGGAAGGTGAAGGCTGGCTGCGCCTGAACCTGGGCTGCCCGCGCGCGCTGCTGCGCACCGCGCTGGAACGCATGGCGGATGTGCTGGACAAGTAA